The Strix aluco isolate bStrAlu1 chromosome Z, bStrAlu1.hap1, whole genome shotgun sequence genome contains a region encoding:
- the LOC141918238 gene encoding electroneutral sodium bicarbonate exchanger 1-like isoform X2 codes for MNPSGGYNMTLLEELQRHDEEAEIDRGNVSNVFSIHCEREDLEGHRTLPVGVWMPLVRQSHWHHPSHSQKHREWEQEKDSAPTEPGYHYTPSQQVQFILGTEEDDQHVPHDLFTELDEICVKEGKDAEWKETARWLKFEEDVEDGGERWSKPYVATLSLHSLFELRSCILNGTVLLNVCANSIEEIADMILGQQEQSTEFDEHVRAKVREVLMKKHHHQDEKKGKKLFNIAHFFADESKKPPDLHALDKPAAEAKNGENQETGTMGLSKAELRFLKKIPAGAEVSNVLVGELDFLQQPIVAFVRLTPAVLLSGMTEVPIPTRFLFVVLGPEGKGHQYHEIGRSMATVMTEEVFHNVAYKAQNRADLVAGVDEFLDQVMVLPPGEWDPSIRIEPPENVPSQQKRTMPGAPDDNASHSELEKHSSPELERTGRLFGGLIRDVKRKAPWFWSDFRDGLRLQCLASFLFLYCACMSPIITFGGLLGEATDNHISAMESLLGASMTGMVYSLFAGQPLTILGSTGPVLVFEQILYKFCKEYALSYLSLRACIGLWTAFFCIVLVATDASSLVCYITRFTEEAFASLICLIFIYEALEKLSHLREIYPVHTHSKLDLLTTYYCKCEAPTHPSNKTLRFWESNNINVSGIAWENLTVTECRYLHGEFQGPACGHNGPYAPNVLFWCCILFFSTFVLSSFLKKFKTSRYFPTRVRSTVSDFAVFLTIVIMVLMDFMVGIPSPKLHVPHMFKPTRDDRGWFINPIGPNPWWTVLAALVPALLCTILIFMDQQITAVIVNRKEHRLKKGCGYHLDLFIVAVMLGVCSVMGLPWFVAATVLSITHVNSLKVESKCSAPGEQPKFLGLREQRVTGLMIFVLMGCSIFFTSLLKLIPMPVLYGIFLYMGVSSLRGIQFFDRLKLFCMPAKHQPDFLYLRHVPLRKVHLFTVIQLVCLVLLWAIKVTPAAIIFPVMDLALIFVRKMMDFCFSKRELSFLDDLMPEGKLLDSAKNEAKREEEPQKMMEAAVAKSVQLKLGKTSDSATPKQSSDRPAPCGFGIWDDTLETTLETTV; via the exons ATGAACCCGAGTGGGGGTTACAACATGACCCTTCTGGAAGAGTTACAG AGACACGATGAAGAGGCAGAGATTGACCGGGGAAACGTGAGCAACGTTTTCAGTATTCACTGTGAGAGGGAGGATTTGGAAG gCCACCGGACCCTGCCCGTGGGCGTGTGGATGCCGCTGGTGAGGCAGAGCCACTGGCACCACCCATCCCACAGCCAGAAGCATCGGGAATGGGAGCAGGAGAAGGACTCTGCCCCGACGGAGCCGGGCTACCACT ACACCCCATCCCAGCAGGTGCAGTTCATCCTGGGGACCGAGGAGGACGATCAGCACGTCCCCCATGACTTGTTCACTGAGCTGGATGAAATCTGTGTGAAAGAGGGTAAAGATGCCGAGTGGAAGGAAACAGCACG GTGGCTGAAGTTTGAGGAGGACGTGGAAGATGGCGGCGAGCGCTGGAGCAAGCCCTACGTGGCCACGCTGTCCTTGCACAGCCTCTTTGAGCTGAGGAGCTGCATCCTCAACGGCACGGTGCTGCTGAATGTTTGTGCCAACAGCATTGAAGAGATCGCAG ACATGATCCTGGGCCAGCAAGAACAGTCCACGGAGTTTGACGAGCACGTGCGGGCGAAGGTTCGAGAAGTTCTTATGAAGAAGCATCACCATCAggatgagaaaaaaggaaaaaagctttttaacaTTGCCCACTTCTTTGCTGATGAGAGCAAGAAGCCGCCAGACCTGCATGCCCTCGACAAGCCAG CTGCAGAAGCTAAAAATGGGGAGAACCAAGAGACCGGCACAATGGGTTTAAGCAAG GCGGAGCTGCGCTTCCTGAAGAAAATTCCCGCCGGCGCTGAAGTGTCCAACGTGCTCGTAGGAGAGCTGGATTTCCTTCAGCAGCCCATCGTGGCATTTGTCCGCCTGACCCCGGCTGTCCTCCTCTCCGGCATGACAGAAGTTCCCATCCCAACAAG GTTCCTGTTTGTTGTGCTCGGACCAGAAGGAAAAGGCCATCAGTACCATGAGATCGGCAGGTCCATGGCTACTGTCATGACAGAGGAG GTTTTCCACAACGTGGCCTATAAAGCCCAGAACCGGGCTGACCTCGTGGCCGGCGTTGATGAGTTCCTGGATCAGGTCATGGTCTTGCCGCCAGGAGAGTGGGATCCATCGATCCGAATCGAGCCCCCGGAAAACGTCCCTTCGCAG CAAAAAAGGACGATGCCGGGAGCTCCCGATGACAATGCTTCTCACAGCGAACTGGAGAAACACAGCAGTCCTGAACTGGAGCGAACGGGAAG GCTCTTCGGAGGTTTGATCCGGGATGTGAAGCGGAAAGCCCCGTGGTTCTGGAGCGACTTTCGGGATGGTCTGAGGCTGCAGTGTCTGGcgtccttcctcttcctctactGTGCCTGCATGTCCCCCATCATCACCTtcggggggctgctgggggaggcGACCGATAACCACATC AGTGCCATGGAGTCGCTGCTGGGCGCGTCCATGACCGGCATGGTGTATTCCCTCTTTGCCGGTCAACCTCTCACCATCCTCGGCAGCACCGGACCTGTCCTTGTCTTCGAGCAGATCCTCTACAAATTCTGCAA GGAGTACGCGCTCTCCTATCTCTCTCTGCGGGCGTGCATCGGGCTGTGGACCGCCTTCTTCTGCATCGTGCTGGTGGCCACTGACGCCAGCTCTCTGGTGTGCTACATCACCCGCTTCACTGAAGAAGCCTTCGCCTCCCTCATCTGCCTTATCTTCATCTACGAGGCTCTGGAGAAGCTGAGTCACCTGCGGGAGATCTACCCTGTGCACACGCACAGCAAGCTCGACTTGCTCACCACCTACTA ctgtAAGTGTGAGGCACCGACCCATCCCAGCAACAAAACCCTGCGCTTCTGGGAGAGCAACAACATCAACGTGTCTGGCATCGCCTGGGAAAACCTCACGGTGACT GAATGTCGATATTTGCATGGAGAGTTTCAAGGACCTGCCTGTGGACACAACGGCCCCTACGCGCCCAATGTCCTCTTCTGGTGCTGCATCCTCTTCTTCTCCACCTTTGTGCTGTCGAGCTTCTTGAAGAAGTTTAAAACCAGCCGTTACTTCCCAACCCGA GTACGGTCCACAGTAAGTGACTTTGCTGTTTTCCTCACCATCGTCATCATGGTGCTCATGGACTTCATGGTTGGGATCCCGTCCCCGAAGCTCCACGTCCCCCATATGTTCAAG CCTACCAGAGACGACCGCGGGTGGTTCATCAACCCCATAGGACCCAACCCTTGGTGGACGGTGTTGGCTGCGCTcgtcccagctctgctctgcaccatcTTGATCTTCATGGACCAGCAGATCACTGCTGTTATTGTGAACAGGAAGGAGCACAGGCTGAAG AAAGGATGCGGGTACCACCTGGACCTTTTCATCGTGGCCGTGATGCTCGGGGTGTGCTCCGTGATGGGGCTGCCCTGGTTTGTGGCTGCGACCGTCCTGTCCATCACCCACGTGAACAGCCTCAAAGTAGAGTCCAAGTGCTCAGCTCCAGGAGAACAACCCAAGTTTCTGGGGCTACGAGAGCAGAGGGTCACTGGCTTGATGATCTTTGTGCTCATGGGCtgctccatcttcttcacttctctGTTAAAG ttgatACCAATGCCTGTGCTTTATGGCATCTTTCTCTACATGGGCGTGTCGTCGCTCAGAGGAATTCAG ttctttGACCGCTTGAAGCTGTTTTGCATGCCGGCAAAACACCAGCCGGATTTCCTCTACCTGCGGCACGTCCCCTTGCGAAAGGTGCATCTCTTCACTGTGATCCAGCTGGTCTGCCTTGTCCTGCTCTGGGCCATCAAGGTGACCCCTGCCGCCATCATCTTCCCCGTGATG GATTTGGCTCTCATTTTTGTCCGGAAGATGATGGATTTCTGCTTCTCGAAGCGAGAGCTCAGCTTTCTGGATGACCTTATGCCAGAAGGAAAGTTGTTGGACAGTGCCAAGAATGAAGCCAAAAGAGAAGAG GAGCCCCAGAAGATGATGGAAGCTGCTGTTGCAAAGTCAGTTCAGTTGAAACTGGGGAAGACCAGTGACTCAGCTACCCCAAAGCAAAGCAGTGACAG GCCGGCTCCCTGCGGATTTGGTATCTGGGATGACACGTTGGAAACCACGTTGGAAACCACCGTGTAA
- the LOC141918238 gene encoding electroneutral sodium bicarbonate exchanger 1-like isoform X4, producing MIMQLAPCPLQDTSCAQLLCGFDLRHDEEAEIDRGNVSNVFSIHCEREDLEGHRTLPVGVWMPLVRQSHWHHPSHSQKHREWEQEKDSAPTEPGYHYTPSQQVQFILGTEEDDQHVPHDLFTELDEICVKEGKDAEWKETARWLKFEEDVEDGGERWSKPYVATLSLHSLFELRSCILNGTVLLNVCANSIEEIADMILGQQEQSTEFDEHVRAKVREVLMKKHHHQDEKKGKKLFNIAHFFADESKKPPDLHALDKPAAEAKNGENQETGTMGLSKAELRFLKKIPAGAEVSNVLVGELDFLQQPIVAFVRLTPAVLLSGMTEVPIPTRFLFVVLGPEGKGHQYHEIGRSMATVMTEEVFHNVAYKAQNRADLVAGVDEFLDQVMVLPPGEWDPSIRIEPPENVPSQQKRTMPGAPDDNASHSELEKHSSPELERTGRLFGGLIRDVKRKAPWFWSDFRDGLRLQCLASFLFLYCACMSPIITFGGLLGEATDNHISAMESLLGASMTGMVYSLFAGQPLTILGSTGPVLVFEQILYKFCKEYALSYLSLRACIGLWTAFFCIVLVATDASSLVCYITRFTEEAFASLICLIFIYEALEKLSHLREIYPVHTHSKLDLLTTYYCKCEAPTHPSNKTLRFWESNNINVSGIAWENLTVTECRYLHGEFQGPACGHNGPYAPNVLFWCCILFFSTFVLSSFLKKFKTSRYFPTRVRSTVSDFAVFLTIVIMVLMDFMVGIPSPKLHVPHMFKPTRDDRGWFINPIGPNPWWTVLAALVPALLCTILIFMDQQITAVIVNRKEHRLKKGCGYHLDLFIVAVMLGVCSVMGLPWFVAATVLSITHVNSLKVESKCSAPGEQPKFLGLREQRVTGLMIFVLMGCSIFFTSLLKLIPMPVLYGIFLYMGVSSLRGIQFFDRLKLFCMPAKHQPDFLYLRHVPLRKVHLFTVIQLVCLVLLWAIKVTPAAIIFPVMDLALIFVRKMMDFCFSKRELSFLDDLMPEGKLLDSAKNEAKREEAGSLRIWYLG from the exons ATGAtaatgcagctgg ctccatgtcctctgcaagacaccagctgtgcccagttactctgtgggttcgatctg AGACACGATGAAGAGGCAGAGATTGACCGGGGAAACGTGAGCAACGTTTTCAGTATTCACTGTGAGAGGGAGGATTTGGAAG gCCACCGGACCCTGCCCGTGGGCGTGTGGATGCCGCTGGTGAGGCAGAGCCACTGGCACCACCCATCCCACAGCCAGAAGCATCGGGAATGGGAGCAGGAGAAGGACTCTGCCCCGACGGAGCCGGGCTACCACT ACACCCCATCCCAGCAGGTGCAGTTCATCCTGGGGACCGAGGAGGACGATCAGCACGTCCCCCATGACTTGTTCACTGAGCTGGATGAAATCTGTGTGAAAGAGGGTAAAGATGCCGAGTGGAAGGAAACAGCACG GTGGCTGAAGTTTGAGGAGGACGTGGAAGATGGCGGCGAGCGCTGGAGCAAGCCCTACGTGGCCACGCTGTCCTTGCACAGCCTCTTTGAGCTGAGGAGCTGCATCCTCAACGGCACGGTGCTGCTGAATGTTTGTGCCAACAGCATTGAAGAGATCGCAG ACATGATCCTGGGCCAGCAAGAACAGTCCACGGAGTTTGACGAGCACGTGCGGGCGAAGGTTCGAGAAGTTCTTATGAAGAAGCATCACCATCAggatgagaaaaaaggaaaaaagctttttaacaTTGCCCACTTCTTTGCTGATGAGAGCAAGAAGCCGCCAGACCTGCATGCCCTCGACAAGCCAG CTGCAGAAGCTAAAAATGGGGAGAACCAAGAGACCGGCACAATGGGTTTAAGCAAG GCGGAGCTGCGCTTCCTGAAGAAAATTCCCGCCGGCGCTGAAGTGTCCAACGTGCTCGTAGGAGAGCTGGATTTCCTTCAGCAGCCCATCGTGGCATTTGTCCGCCTGACCCCGGCTGTCCTCCTCTCCGGCATGACAGAAGTTCCCATCCCAACAAG GTTCCTGTTTGTTGTGCTCGGACCAGAAGGAAAAGGCCATCAGTACCATGAGATCGGCAGGTCCATGGCTACTGTCATGACAGAGGAG GTTTTCCACAACGTGGCCTATAAAGCCCAGAACCGGGCTGACCTCGTGGCCGGCGTTGATGAGTTCCTGGATCAGGTCATGGTCTTGCCGCCAGGAGAGTGGGATCCATCGATCCGAATCGAGCCCCCGGAAAACGTCCCTTCGCAG CAAAAAAGGACGATGCCGGGAGCTCCCGATGACAATGCTTCTCACAGCGAACTGGAGAAACACAGCAGTCCTGAACTGGAGCGAACGGGAAG GCTCTTCGGAGGTTTGATCCGGGATGTGAAGCGGAAAGCCCCGTGGTTCTGGAGCGACTTTCGGGATGGTCTGAGGCTGCAGTGTCTGGcgtccttcctcttcctctactGTGCCTGCATGTCCCCCATCATCACCTtcggggggctgctgggggaggcGACCGATAACCACATC AGTGCCATGGAGTCGCTGCTGGGCGCGTCCATGACCGGCATGGTGTATTCCCTCTTTGCCGGTCAACCTCTCACCATCCTCGGCAGCACCGGACCTGTCCTTGTCTTCGAGCAGATCCTCTACAAATTCTGCAA GGAGTACGCGCTCTCCTATCTCTCTCTGCGGGCGTGCATCGGGCTGTGGACCGCCTTCTTCTGCATCGTGCTGGTGGCCACTGACGCCAGCTCTCTGGTGTGCTACATCACCCGCTTCACTGAAGAAGCCTTCGCCTCCCTCATCTGCCTTATCTTCATCTACGAGGCTCTGGAGAAGCTGAGTCACCTGCGGGAGATCTACCCTGTGCACACGCACAGCAAGCTCGACTTGCTCACCACCTACTA ctgtAAGTGTGAGGCACCGACCCATCCCAGCAACAAAACCCTGCGCTTCTGGGAGAGCAACAACATCAACGTGTCTGGCATCGCCTGGGAAAACCTCACGGTGACT GAATGTCGATATTTGCATGGAGAGTTTCAAGGACCTGCCTGTGGACACAACGGCCCCTACGCGCCCAATGTCCTCTTCTGGTGCTGCATCCTCTTCTTCTCCACCTTTGTGCTGTCGAGCTTCTTGAAGAAGTTTAAAACCAGCCGTTACTTCCCAACCCGA GTACGGTCCACAGTAAGTGACTTTGCTGTTTTCCTCACCATCGTCATCATGGTGCTCATGGACTTCATGGTTGGGATCCCGTCCCCGAAGCTCCACGTCCCCCATATGTTCAAG CCTACCAGAGACGACCGCGGGTGGTTCATCAACCCCATAGGACCCAACCCTTGGTGGACGGTGTTGGCTGCGCTcgtcccagctctgctctgcaccatcTTGATCTTCATGGACCAGCAGATCACTGCTGTTATTGTGAACAGGAAGGAGCACAGGCTGAAG AAAGGATGCGGGTACCACCTGGACCTTTTCATCGTGGCCGTGATGCTCGGGGTGTGCTCCGTGATGGGGCTGCCCTGGTTTGTGGCTGCGACCGTCCTGTCCATCACCCACGTGAACAGCCTCAAAGTAGAGTCCAAGTGCTCAGCTCCAGGAGAACAACCCAAGTTTCTGGGGCTACGAGAGCAGAGGGTCACTGGCTTGATGATCTTTGTGCTCATGGGCtgctccatcttcttcacttctctGTTAAAG ttgatACCAATGCCTGTGCTTTATGGCATCTTTCTCTACATGGGCGTGTCGTCGCTCAGAGGAATTCAG ttctttGACCGCTTGAAGCTGTTTTGCATGCCGGCAAAACACCAGCCGGATTTCCTCTACCTGCGGCACGTCCCCTTGCGAAAGGTGCATCTCTTCACTGTGATCCAGCTGGTCTGCCTTGTCCTGCTCTGGGCCATCAAGGTGACCCCTGCCGCCATCATCTTCCCCGTGATG GATTTGGCTCTCATTTTTGTCCGGAAGATGATGGATTTCTGCTTCTCGAAGCGAGAGCTCAGCTTTCTGGATGACCTTATGCCAGAAGGAAAGTTGTTGGACAGTGCCAAGAATGAAGCCAAAAGAGAAGAG GCCGGCTCCCTGCGGATTTGGTATCTGGGATGA